CCAGGTCGGGCAGCTTGAAGATCCGCATGGTTGTCTCCTGTTGGCTGTCTCGTGGACCGTCTCCGGGACAGTCCTAGCCGGCGTCCAGTGTGCGCCGGGCCGCGTCGACGATCCGCGCCACCGACGGCAGGTAGCTGTGTTCCAGCCGCGCCAGCGGCACCACGGTGTCGTAGCCGGTCACGCGCTGCACCGGCGCGCTGAGCGAGTACAGCCCGGCATCGGCCAGGTTCGCGGCAATCTCGGCACCGACCCCGGCCGTGCGCGGCGCCTCGTGCACGATCACGCAGCGGCTGGTCTGCGCCACCGATTCGAGGATCGTTTCCATGTCCAGCGGCTTGAGCGTGGCCACGTCGATCACCGTGGCCGAGATGCCATCGTCGGCCAGCTGGTCGGCGGCGGCCAGCGTCTCCTGCACCATCGCGCCCCAGCTGACCAGCGTGATATCGGTGCCGTCGCGCAGCGTGAAACAGGCGTCCAGCGGCAGGGCCTCGCCGGTATCCTCCACCTCCTGCCGGAACAGGCGGTAGAGCCGGGTCGGCTCGAAGACAATCACGGGATCGGGGTCGCGGATGGCCGCCAGCAGCAGGCCGTAGGCGCGGGCCGGCGACGACGGCATGACCACGCGCAGGCCCGGGATATGCGCGAACAGCGCCTCGGGGCTCTCGGAGTGGTGCTCGGGCGCGTGGATGCCGGCGCCGCTTGGCGCGCGGACCACCAGCGGGCAGGTCAGCCGGCCGCGCGTGCGGTGCCGCAGGTGGCCGGCGTGGTTCAGGATGTTGTCGATGGCTGGGTAGATGAAGCCCGCGAACTGGATCTCGGCCACTGGCTTCAGGCCCATCGCCGCCATGCCGATGGCCGCGCCGACGATGCCGCCTTCGGCCAGCGGGGTGTCAATGACCCGCGCTTCGCCAAAGCGCGTCTGCAGGCCGACCGTCGAGCGGAACACGCCGCCATTGACGCCGATGTCCTCGCCGAGCAGCACCACGTCGGGGTCGTGCGCCAGCGCGTGGGCCAGCGCCAGGTTGACCGCCTCCACCATGTGCAGTTCAGCCATGATGCGTCTCCCGGTTGCTGGCGGCGTAGCGCTGCGCGGTGTCGAACTGGTCGGCCATCGCGGCCGGCAGCGTTTCGTAGAGGCAATCGAACATCGCCGCGACGTCGGGGTGGGGCAACTGCAGGTAGGCTTCGACAGCAGCGCCGACGGCCTGCTGGCATTCGCGGATCAGCGCTTCCTCGCGCCCGGCATCCCAGGCGCCCAGGCTGGCCAGATAGTCGCGCAGGCGCTTGATGGGCTCGCGCTGCCATGCTTCCTTGACCGTGGCGTCGTCGCGGTAGCGCGATGCATCGTCGGCCGTGGTGTGGTCTCCCAGCCGATACGTGACGGCTTCGATCAGCGCCGGGCCGCCGCCGTCGCGCGCCCGTTCGATGGCCGCGCCGGCGCGCTCGCGCACGGCGATCACGTCGTTGCCGTCGACCTGCTCGCCCGGGATGCCGGCCGCGATGGCCTTCTGTGCCAGCGTGGCCGCGGCGGTCTGCTTCGAGCGCGGCATCGAGATGGCCCACTGGTTGTTGTTGATGACGATCACCAGCGGCACCTGCCAGGCACCGGCCATGTTCATGCCTTCGTAGAACCCGCCGTTGGAGGTGCCCCCGTCGCCGATGATGCAGACCGCCACGCGCGGTTGCCGACGCAGCTGGAACGCGTAGGCCACGCCGGCCGCGTGGCCCACCTGGGTGCCAATGGGCACGCAATTGCCGAAGTCGTGCGGCACTGCCGCAAATCCGCTGCCCCGTTCGTCGCCGCCCCAGTACAGCAGGCTCTCGGTCATCGTGACGCCGCGCACAAACTGCGCGGCATGGTCGCGGTAGGACGGAATCAGGACATCGTCCGGCCGCATGCACGTGGCCACGCCCACACCGATGGCCTCCTGCCCCAGTGCCGACGCAAACGTGCCGATCTGGCCGGTGCGCTGCATGGCGATGGCCTTGAGGTCGAACTGCCGGGTAAGCACCATGGCGCGATACAACGGCAGCAGGGCGGCCGGGTCGCGGGCGAAGGCGGGAAGGTCCGGGGCAGGCGCGCCCTCGGGAGAAAGATAGCGGGTAAAACCAATGTCAAAGCGCGCAACAGTGCCCATGTGGTGGTCCCTTGTGGTTCGCTGTGTCCTGTGCGGCGCAGCATCTTGTGAACGCTGCTGCCTTCGACTATAGG
This region of Cupriavidus sp. EM10 genomic DNA includes:
- a CDS encoding alpha-ketoacid dehydrogenase subunit beta, which translates into the protein MAELHMVEAVNLALAHALAHDPDVVLLGEDIGVNGGVFRSTVGLQTRFGEARVIDTPLAEGGIVGAAIGMAAMGLKPVAEIQFAGFIYPAIDNILNHAGHLRHRTRGRLTCPLVVRAPSGAGIHAPEHHSESPEALFAHIPGLRVVMPSSPARAYGLLLAAIRDPDPVIVFEPTRLYRLFRQEVEDTGEALPLDACFTLRDGTDITLVSWGAMVQETLAAADQLADDGISATVIDVATLKPLDMETILESVAQTSRCVIVHEAPRTAGVGAEIAANLADAGLYSLSAPVQRVTGYDTVVPLARLEHSYLPSVARIVDAARRTLDAG
- the pdhA gene encoding pyruvate dehydrogenase (acetyl-transferring) E1 component subunit alpha, which codes for MGTVARFDIGFTRYLSPEGAPAPDLPAFARDPAALLPLYRAMVLTRQFDLKAIAMQRTGQIGTFASALGQEAIGVGVATCMRPDDVLIPSYRDHAAQFVRGVTMTESLLYWGGDERGSGFAAVPHDFGNCVPIGTQVGHAAGVAYAFQLRRQPRVAVCIIGDGGTSNGGFYEGMNMAGAWQVPLVIVINNNQWAISMPRSKQTAAATLAQKAIAAGIPGEQVDGNDVIAVRERAGAAIERARDGGGPALIEAVTYRLGDHTTADDASRYRDDATVKEAWQREPIKRLRDYLASLGAWDAGREEALIRECQQAVGAAVEAYLQLPHPDVAAMFDCLYETLPAAMADQFDTAQRYAASNRETHHG